A stretch of the Bacillota bacterium genome encodes the following:
- the ytxC gene encoding putative sporulation protein YtxC gives MALLSIAASRHIDQVRRRLDGELKGLEREGFNIDIIETSRGYLTFLGCNVERQNPALLSTRDIVMLCRHYVANALSDLIIEDWEGMLVRKIIRQNYQHLSPEEQDAVFGNVEDSLEDTSGSRGIIWRITRKAKVLNKLLEYLDLNDVLILDGFVTFRLKDYLEELEEVVDQAVDEYLLDREYQEFIKLLRHFAGLQEPKAERIHVFLRPGGNFRMRDQNGRTIEDEFLSHCARDLVGEGIECEDVLISSLVTLAPARVVIHRGGHSLSRMGTETLKGVFGKRLELCDGCSWCRGEPSGEKIT, from the coding sequence ATGGCATTGCTTTCCATTGCCGCCTCTAGGCATATCGATCAGGTACGGCGCCGTCTCGACGGTGAGCTCAAGGGCCTTGAGCGAGAAGGCTTCAACATAGATATCATTGAGACCAGCAGGGGATACCTCACGTTCCTGGGGTGCAACGTGGAACGGCAGAACCCGGCGTTGCTCTCCACCAGGGACATTGTCATGTTGTGCCGGCACTACGTGGCGAATGCCCTCTCGGATCTCATCATCGAGGATTGGGAGGGCATGCTGGTACGAAAGATCATCCGCCAGAACTACCAGCACCTTAGTCCTGAGGAGCAGGATGCGGTGTTCGGCAATGTAGAGGATAGCCTTGAGGACACCTCCGGCAGCAGGGGCATCATCTGGCGGATTACGCGTAAAGCCAAGGTCCTGAACAAGCTCCTTGAGTACCTGGACCTTAACGATGTGCTCATCCTGGACGGGTTTGTAACGTTCCGGCTCAAGGACTACCTGGAAGAACTGGAAGAGGTAGTGGACCAGGCTGTAGACGAGTACCTCCTGGATAGGGAGTACCAGGAGTTCATCAAGCTCCTGAGGCACTTTGCTGGCCTCCAGGAACCCAAGGCGGAGCGGATCCACGTCTTCCTGCGCCCGGGGGGAAACTTTCGCATGCGGGACCAGAACGGGCGGACTATCGAGGACGAATTCCTGAGCCACTGCGCCCGGGACCTGGTGGGTGAGGGTATCGAGTGCGAGGATGTGCTCATTAGCTCCCTGGTGACCCTGGCTCCTGCCCGGGTGGTGATCCACAGGGGAGGGCATTCCCTCTCCCGGATGGGGACGGAGACCCTGAAGGGTGTTTTCGGGAAACGGCTGGAACTCTGTGATGGCTGCTCATGGTGCCGGGGAGAACCATCGGGCGAGAAGATAACCTGA
- a CDS encoding CAP domain-containing protein, whose translation MNRRKMALVVAMVLTLLLSISAVSMAATPCSSGKLTYFNGKVTYRLTPISPGSGRLTTLYRYGNTYRVVITVPSSPKAPAPVPAPAPEPQAPPRPSPEPEPQEPSTGSRPAFLSQEEALMLSQVNQERAKQGLAPLVADTKLTQLARQKSQDMVNKNYFSHTSPTYGSPFDMMKAAGVRYRTAGENIACAPSTTRAHTALMNSPGHRANILNPAFTHVGIGIVKGGSCGMMFTQMFIGQ comes from the coding sequence ATGAACAGGAGAAAGATGGCATTGGTGGTCGCCATGGTGCTAACCTTGCTGCTGAGCATTTCCGCGGTATCCATGGCTGCCACTCCTTGCTCCAGCGGTAAGCTCACCTACTTCAACGGGAAGGTTACATATCGTCTCACCCCGATTTCCCCTGGCTCGGGGAGACTCACCACCCTGTACCGGTACGGAAACACCTACAGGGTGGTCATCACTGTCCCCAGCTCCCCCAAGGCGCCAGCGCCAGTACCGGCGCCTGCTCCTGAACCGCAAGCGCCCCCAAGGCCGAGTCCTGAGCCTGAGCCGCAGGAGCCGTCAACCGGGTCTAGACCGGCGTTCCTGTCCCAGGAGGAGGCCTTGATGCTCTCCCAAGTAAACCAGGAGAGAGCCAAGCAGGGGCTAGCCCCCCTTGTGGCGGACACCAAGCTCACGCAGCTGGCCCGGCAGAAGAGCCAGGATATGGTGAACAAGAACTACTTCTCCCACACTTCCCCCACGTACGGGTCCCCTTTTGACATGATGAAGGCCGCAGGGGTCCGGTACAGGACTGCCGGGGAAAACATCGCCTGTGCGCCCAGCACAACCCGGGCACATACGGCCTTGATGAACAGCCCCGGGCACAGGGCGAATATCCTCAACCCCGCCTTTACGCACGTTGGAATAGGGATAGTCAAGGGTGGTTCCTGTGGGATGATGTTCACCCAGATGTTCATTGGACAATAA